A window of Clostridioides sp. ES-S-0010-02 genomic DNA:
AAAACTTAGCAAAGATACAGGTTGAAGGTGGAATTGTTCAAGGTATTGGAATGGCAATGTTTGAAGAAGTTAGATATACAGAAAAAGGTAACATGGATACAAACACATTTATGCAATATAAGATTCCAGCTAGATGTGATATTGGAAATGTGGAAGTTGATTTTGTTGAAAACTATGAGCCAACAGGACCTTTTGGAGCTAAATCTGTTGGAGAGGTTGTTATAAATACACCTTTACCAGCAATACAAGAAGCTGTTTTTAATGGTGTTGGGGTTAGAGTAAATACACTTCCTATTACACCTGAAAAAGTTTTTATGGAAATGAATAAGTAAGTATTTTATACAGATTTTAGACTAGTTTTACATGTTAAACAACCAGTTATGTCATACCTGTTGAAAGATATTTAATAAGTAGTTATTATAATATTATGAAACTTTACTTGTAAAATATAAAATTAACTAAGGGGATGATGTTTTGGCTGGAAATCTAAATAATATGAGAGCAGTAAATAATTTTAGAGGAGATAATAACATTTTAGAATGTTTAGTCAGCTTTGAGGGTCGTTCAATAAGTCAGAGAAAAGCAAGGGTATTTTTTAAGGAAATGAAGAATCAAATAGAAATCGACTTCGTAGAAGAAGAAATTTCTAAACTTGTTGAAAATGTTGTTTTAAATACATCATATCAAGAAATGTTATATGATGAAATAGAGAAACAGCTGGAAATTGATTGTGTAGGAACTTGGATGATATTATCTAAATTAAAAGATGCTAGAGTTCATTGATTTTAAAATAAATTATTAGAGCCTAATTTTAAGGCTCTTTTTTAATGTTTTTAATTAAGATATAAACTTATTTTAATTTATATATATGATAATTATAACATATATTTAAAATCTAACTATTTAATTTTATATGTATTCTATTGTATAATATAAATTAGATTAATAAAATAGTTCGTTAAAATAATTTATTTATTTTAAATTATTGTTTAAGTTTATAAATTTTGTATAAAATAAAATTATATTATTAATTTTTAGCAATAAAATTTTCACTAGGAGAGATATATGAGAAGAAATAGTACCAATATAGCAGTAACAGCAGTTGTTACATCAATTTATGCAGTTTTAACTTTATCATTAGGATTTATAAGTTATGGACCAATACAATTTAGGATAGCCGAGATTATGATGCTTCTAGCATTTTTAGATAAGGGATATATAGTAGGTCTTACATTAGGTTGTTTTTTAGCCAATGTAATAGGTCCATATGGTGTACCTGATATAATTTTTGGAACATTTGCCACATTTGTAAGTGCAAGTTTAGTGTATATTACTAGAAAGTTAGGCGGTCAAAATAAAAGCACATTAATTATAGCTTCTATATGGCCTACTATCATAAATGCAATTGTAGTTGGATTAATGTTAAATATATTTTTTGGACTTCCTCTAATATTATCGATGATACAAGTAGGTTTTGGAGAATTTGTAGTAGTAACCTTGGTAGGAGTACCATTCTTTTGTTTTTTAATGAAAAAATATAGAAATATCATTGATATTAAGTTTTAGAGTGCAGAAAGTTATTTTGTAGATTAAAAATTAGTGTGAATTAAGAATAGTATTATTATAAGGGGGATTTTATTTGTCAAAGATAAAGAGATTAACTGATGTTTGGACATATATTAATGATAGACAAAAGTTTACAATCAAAGAGTTGTCAGAGAAGTTTAATCTTTCAACTAAAACTATTCAACGATATTTAATAGAATTAAATGAAATGGGGCTTCCAATTAAAGCAGAAAAAGGTAGAAATGGAGGTTATAGGGTATTAAATAATAGCTATATACCTCCTGTTATATTTACAGAAAAAGAAGTTATGTCTATAGTTTTTGCATTTAAGTCACTACAAGTTTACAATTTTTCACACATAAAAAAAGAAATTGATTCTATAATTAAAAAAATAAATTATAATCGTGAAAGTAGTGCAAAAATAGGTATAAACAACATTGAAAAATATATTGAGTTTATAGCTAATTATAAAAATATTGATGCCAATATTGTGACTGAATTTTTCAGGTCTTCATCAAACTCTTGTGTTTTAAATATCAAATATAAATCTGGAAATCAGTTGCTGGAGAAAAAAATATGCCCAATAGGTATATATTTAAATGAAGGATTTTGGTTTTCACCAGTGTATGACTATGAAAGTGATAATATTATACTAATACGTATAGACAAAGTACTGGAAATTGAAAAAGTAGGAGAGTCTAAAAAAGCATGTATAAGTTTGAAAAGTTGGCTAGATTCAGTATATAGCAAGTTAAATGAAGAGATGGCAATTACTAAGAAAACTAGTGAAATTGTTCATTTGCATGTATTACTCACAAAAGAAGGTATTTCTAAAATAACTAGAAGTTTTTTAGATTTGGATATAGAATTAAATGAAAATGGAAGTGGAACAATTAGTAAATTTATAAAGTATGAAGAAATAGATTGGTGGATATCTACATTATTTTCAATAGGAAAAGATGCTAAAGTTATAGAACCAAAATTTATGAATAAATTACTTTATGATAGGGCTAAAGAGTTAAAATATTTTTATGAAGAAAATATGATATAATATTTAAAAATGTTAAAATTAAATAATTATTAAGGAGATATATATTATAATGGAAAGTTTTAATAAGAATGCTAAGATAATTGGTATTGGAGCTAAAGGTATTAATATAATAAATGAAATAGAAGAAAAAGTAAAAATAAATATGGATATAGAAAAAATTACTATGAATCAAGAGGTTGAAAAAGAATATGTTAGAAGTCTTTTAGATGGAGTTGACATATTATTTTTAGCATATTCAACTGAAGATAAACAAAGTCGAGAAGTTATAAAAGCTATTTCATACATGTCTAATGAAAGACGAATTTTATCTATAGGTATAAATTCTTCAGAAGAAGAAAATAAAGATGACTTAGGAATTAATAGAGAATTTAAAGTCAATGAAAATAGTATTTTAAAATTTGTTGATTTGATGAATGTTATGATAGAATCTATTTCAGACTCTTGTATGATAAATATAGATATAACTGATTTAAAAGAAGCTATTATAAGTGATAAAGGGATTAAGTATTCTTTTGAAGAATTTGAAGATTCAAAACAGCACAGTGAAATAGTAGATATTTTATTTGAAAATATGGAACATTTTGGTGAAGAATTTATTGGGAAAAAAGGTATAGTTTTTGTTGAAGGAAATGATAAATTTTCACTAGTTGAATTAAATGATTTGATGAATAATATTCAAAGTAAGGTAGAAGAAGGCTATGAAATAATATTTTCTTTATACTTAAAAGAAAATTTAGATGGAAAGATTAAAGTGGGAATGTTATATAATTAATGTATTTTAGATATTAAGGAGAAGTATATGTCTGAAAATATAAATGTTACAGAGTATTGGCTAATGGAAGAATTTTTTTATCAAGAGACAGATACACCACAAATTTTTAAAGAAGAAAGCATAATTGCATTGGGATTTGATATAAAAATAAATTTAAAAAAAGTGCTTAATATGGGAAAAAAATCTGAAAAATACATTAATGAGAACTGTAATGACAAAGATTTTATAAAAAAATTTATTTCAGTTAAAAAAGGAGATTATTTTCTATATAAGGCATATCAAAATGTAGAAGGAAAAATTAAGTATAGTGTTCTTATTGGTATTGTTGAAGAAAGTTTTGAAAATGGTTATGAATTAAGTCATATCTTGGGTCATACATTACCTATAAAATGGATGTACACATTTGATACAGTTTTAAATTGTAAAATATATACGAGTGAGTTTTATAAATTAAATAATGAAGATATAAATACATATTTAGACATTATTAAATTGCAACATAATAAATCATTAAAAAAAAGAATAGAAGAAAATGACAATAATAAATGGTACCTAAAAAACTATTATTATATAGATGTAGATAAGTGTGTAGAGAATGAAGAACTGTTTATTCAACCTACTAATTTAGAACAATTAGAAAACTTGAAAAATATAAATACAGATGATTATATTCTAGTATATAATAGCGAAAAAGTAAGTTACGAAAATGACCATACAATGAAAAGCTTATTTGGTGTTTGTCAAGTTAAAGAGGGTTTTGATAAAGACAAAATAACTACTTCAGAAGGTGGATGTTTTTTACCTGTAGAATGGATAGAAAATGAAAAAGAGAATATTGATGGAAATGCATGGGTTATCTTTGAAAATAATAATTTAGTTGAAAAATATATAAAAAGATGTATTAATAAAATTCCATTAAATACCATACTTTATGGTCCACCAGGGACGGGTAAAACATATAATGCAAAACAAATAGTTTATAATTTAATAAATGAAACTAGTTTAAAAAATAATGATTGTACAAGTTATGTAGATTATAAAAATAATGTAGAATTTTGTACTTTTCATCAATCATATGGATATGAAGAGTTTATAGAAGGTCTCAAATCCGATGGTGAAGGTAATTTTAAGCCAGAAGATGGTATATTGAAGGAAATATCTATAGAAGCATGTTACGATGGGTTGAAACTTGAAAAGAAGCTAAATCTTGAGTTAGAAAAAGATACTTTAACTATAGAAGATGTAAAGGCAAGAAAAAAGATGTTGGTGCTTGATAATATAGAAGATGTCGAGAACTTTAATTTTGAAGAATCAGAAAACTATGTTTTAATAATAGATGAAATCAATAGAGGAAATATATCTAAAATATTTGGGGAATTAATAACATTATTAGAAGATGATAAAAGACTTACTAAATCAAATCAAACTATCGTAAAACTACCATATTCAAAAGAAAGATTTTCTCTACCTCCAAATTTATATATAATTGGTACTATGAATACATCAGATAAATCCATAGCTCTTTTAGATATAGCTTTGAGAAGAAGATTTGCTTTTGAAGAAATTATGCCAGACTATGATTTATTGTCTGTTGTAGATGGAATAGATGTTAAAAATATGCTATATACAATTAATAAGAGAATAGAGTTTTTATATGATAGAGACCATGTTATTGGACAGGCCTACTTACTAAATGTAGAAAATATTGATGATATAGTGGCCGTATTTAGAAAAAAAATAATACCACTTCTTCAAGAATATTTCTATTATGACTCAGAAAAAGTAGGACTTATTTTAGGTGGTATAGGTAAAAATGAAAAGGACAAATATATTGTTTATAAGGAAGAAATCACAGCATCTAAATTATTTAAAAATAATAATTCATCAATAATGGAAAGTAAAGTTAATTATTGTATAAAACGAAATATATCTATTGAGGAGTTAAAAAATATATATGAGTAAAAATATATATGTAAAGGAAACTTATGAATGGATAAAAGTAGGTAATGGTGAAAATGAACTTACAGAAACTGAATATGAAAAATTACTTAAATATCTGGATAATAATAATGATGTGTTAAAGAGTAATATAATAGATATCAGATATAAAAAACTGAGATTCATAAATTATGTAGGTGTTATATATTTTGAAAATGTAATATTGGAGATACTTCCAAAGCTGTCATTAAGTAATGATATTGTAAAAGATAGAGAAATGCTATTACAAATGCTTTCTACATGTAATAAGATTCCAATTATAATAAACGAAAATATAAAATCAAGTTTAAAAAATTATAATCTCATGAATTTTTTTGTTATGTATTTTATTGAAAGTATGCAAATGCAAATTAAGAGAGGGATTTATTTTGAATATATAAATAAGATAGATAATTCGAATGTTGTAAAAGGCAAGATATTAATAAGTAAATATGCAAGAGAAAAAAATATATCTCCAATGAAAATAAAATGTGAATATGATGAGTATAGCGAAAATAATTTTTTGAATCAAGTTTTAAAAAAGGCATGTATATCTATATTATGTAAAGTAAATGACAATTTAATTCAAAATAAGATAAAAAAAATTTTGAGTTATTTTTATAATGTGGACTTAGTTTATATAAATAGAGAAGAACTATTGGATTACAAATTTTATAAAAATAATGATAGATTTAAAGATTGTTACTCATTGGCGAAACTTATACTTTTAAATTTATCGATGGATAACAGCGAAAATAATCAAGATGCATTTTCTATATTATTTGAAATAAACATTTTATATGAAGAATATATCGGAAACTTAATAAAAAATATATGGAATAATGAATTTAGAGAAACGTATATACAAGATAAAAGTAAATTTCTTTTAAAAAATGAGCAAACAGGAAAGAAAACTTTTAATTTAAGACCAGATATAGTTTTATATGATTCAAAATATGAATCTGAAATCATAATTGATACAAAATGGAAAGCTATTGAAGTGGATTCAAATATATTCTATAGATCAAGTGATATATATCAGATGTATGCATATATAACATCTTATGAAAATGCAAAAAGATGTATATTATTATATCCTTGTATTAAAAAAGATAAAAATTACAGTTCATGGAGGTTATTGGAGTCGTTTAAAGGTAAATTTATAGAAGCAAAAACTGTAAGATTGGATAATATAAAAAACACCATATCTGATTTGAAAAAAATAATTTTTAATTATAAATTTTAAAAATAAGAATTATAAAAATAATAAAAATACATTGTATAAAGCAATAAACAATTTTATAGCATATAAGAACTATAAAAAAATAATAAATGAAAATTTTTGTAAACTATTTTAGATGTTAAACATGGCACTATAATTGCTTATTTAGCATAGAATGCTTGCAAAATAAAGAAAGTATACCTGCTAAATTGAAATTTAAGTAGGTATATTTTTTCTTAAGCTTCATTTGAAAATTAAAATATTATTGTAAAATTATAACTAAGCTTTTCTGTTATGATATAATTAAATAGATAATTTAAATGATGATTATATATAATACTTATTTGGAGTTGATATTTTATGGATAAACACAGTGATTCAGTAATGTATGGTGGAATGGAAGTATACAATATTTGGGGAACAACAACAGTAGACTCTATAATTGGGGAGTCTGATGTAATGCTTGCTCTTAAAAATAGAATTTGTAAAATTGGAAATAGTGATTCTACTGTAGCGATAACTGGAGAAAGTGGCACTGGAAAAGAGTTAATAGCAAGAGCCATTCATCTCGCAGGAAACAGAGGGAATAAAACATTCGTTGCTATAAACTGTGCTGCTATACCAGAGCCCTTGCTAGAAAGTGAACTTTTTGGGTATACAAAAGGAGCTTTTAGTGGGGCAGATTCAAAAGGCAAAATTGGTAAATTTGAATTAGCTAATGGAGGAGTTGTATTTCTAGATGAGATAGGGGATATGCCAATTCAATTACAATCAAAGCTTTTGAGAGTGTTACAGGAAAAGAAGTTTACAAGAATAGGTTCAAATGAACTAATTGATATAGATGTTAGAATTATATCAGCTACTAATAGAGATTTATTTGAGTTGGTTAAAGAAAATAAATTTAGAGAAGACTTATATTATAGATTGAATGTAATACCTCTAGAAGTACCTCCTCTTAGAGATAGAGGAGATGATATACAAATATTAATAAATAATTTTATAGATAAATATTCAAGGAAGATGAAAAAAAATGTATACCATATAGAGCCAGATGTAGAACATATGCTGCTTAAATATCCGTGGCCAGGAAATATAAGAGAATTAGAAAACACTATAGAATTGGCTTTAAATCTTCTTGAAGAAGATGGGATAATACATAAAGGTATAATAAATAGAAAGATAATTGAATATTTTAAGTTAAACAAAATAAATATAAAATTACTTGAGGAAAGTGACTATGAAATAAATATGGAACAAGATATACTTACCCTTGAAGAATTTGAGAGAGCATATATAAAAAAGGTATTAAAGTTTTATGGAAATGATACTAAATCTAAAAAGTTAGCTGCTAAAAAGCTTGGAATATCGCTAGCAACATTGTATAGAAAGATAGATGTATAGTAATTATTCTTTTAATTCTCAATTCTAAAATTTGAAATTATAAAATTGATAAAAATCACTTGAAAAACTATTTTCTAAGTGATTTTTTTTGTAATAAGATTTTATTATCCAAAAATAAAAAAAATTTGAAAGAATTTAAAAAAAGAAATGGTTTATCAAATTATTAAATACTAACAAATATAATAAAAATTATATATGTAAAACAATTTTGTTAAAATATTGGCATTATAATTGCTTCATATTAAATCAAGATGACAAAATAAAAAAGAAAGGATGTTGAATAATAACTGTCATTAAAAAATAGTTGGGAGTGATAACCTTGAGTAAATATCAAAAAAGTGTATCTATGTTTGATATTGATGGAAGGCCACCAATTTTAAAGTGTTTACCACTATCAATGCAGCATATACTAGCAATGATAGTTGGAACTGTCACAGTACCTATAGTTGTGGGAGGAGCTGTTGGTGCTAGTGCCACACAAATAACACTTTTAGTGCAATATGCATTAATAATAGCTGGAATATCGACACTTATACAACTATATCCAATAGTAAATATTGGTTCAAGATTGCCTATAATTTTTGGAGTCGGTTTTACTTATGTGCCAACACTCGTAGCAGTTGGAGGAAGTTATGGACTAGCGAGCATATTGGGAGCACAATTAATAGGGGGAGTGGCTACAGTATTAATAGGAATATTTATAAAAAAGATAAGAAAATTTTTCCCTAATATAGTTGCAGGAACAGTAGTTTTTACAATTGGATTATCTTTATATCCTATAGCAATAAATTATATGGCAGGTGGTGTAAATAGCCCTACTTATGGCTCTATGCAAAATTGGGCAGTAGCAGCTATAACACTAGTGGTAGTTATAGGTCTTAGTCAATTTGCAAAAGGTTATGCAAAATTGGCAGCAATATTTTTGGGAATTATAGTTGGATATTGTGTATCTTTAGTTTTGGGCATAATAAATTTTGACCCTATTAGAGAGGCAGCTTGGTTTGCTATACCTAAGCCACTTGAATTTGGACTTGAATTTGATATACCAGTAGTAATCTCTGTAGTAATTGTAAGTATAATCAATGCTGTTCAAGCAATTGGAGATTTGTCAGCTACTACAATGGGAGGTATGGATAGAAATATAACAGATAAAGAACTGTCAAGTGGAGTAATAGGAAGTGGAATTTGTACTATGATAGGTGCTTTGTTTGGAGGTTTACCACCATCATCATATAGTCAAAATGTAGGTATGGTAGCTATGAACAAAGTAATAAGCAGATTTGTACTTGGAATAGCTGGTATATTTATGTTATTATCGGGGTTTGTACCTAAGTTTGGTGCATTGATGACAACTATACCATATTCTGTTTTAGGAGGGGCTACAATATCTATATTCAGTATGATAACAATGACAGGTATAAAGTTAATTATTACAGAAGAATTGTCATCAAGGAATATTACTATTGTAGGTTTGGCAATAGCTTTAGGTATGGGAATAACATCAGTTCCGGCAGCACAGGAAGCATTTCCTCCATTTGTAAAGTTAGTATTTGGAGAATCTCCAATAGTAATTGCGACATTGGTTGCATTTGTTTTAAATCTAATAATACCAAATAAAAGTCTAGAAGATGAAGCTAAAGAAAGAGCTGTTATGGAAAAGGCTAATTAAAAAATGATAATTTAAAAGGGTTGTTTAAATTATTTTATTATGAGATTGTTAGATTACTTCAGATAGCTATTCATTTTAATAAGAAATTTAATAAAGAGTATACATCAGACATTTAATGTTTAGTCAAAAAGAAAATCGGGGGAGGGTATATTTGCACGTTTGTTAAATTTTTATAAAAATAGCTCAGTTTAGCTGTGGTTATCGGTTGAGCAATAAATTCATGGTCATAAAAATATTTATAGAAAATAATTATAAAATATTTAGTCAAGATATTTATGTATGGGAGGATTTATTTTATGAAAACACGTAATACTTCAAAATATGATGTGGATGGGATACCACCACTAAAGGAATCGGTACCTTTAGCTTTACAACATTTGTTAGCAATGATAGTAGGAAATATGGTGCCTGCAATATTAATAGCAAACGTGGTAGGACTTAACCAGGGGCAAGCGACGATGTTGATTCAAGGCTCTATGTTAGCAGCAGGTTTGGCAACGTTTTTACAATTATATCCAATACCTTTATTTAAAGGATTTAAATTAGGTTCAAGATTACCTGTAATGATGGGAATGAGTTATGTATTTTTAGGGGCCTGTCTTTCTGTAGCAGCTAAAGACGGTTTAGCAGCTCTATTTGGAGCACAAATTGCTGCTGGGGTAATCGTATTCTTTGTAGGATTTGCAGTTAAGAAAATTAGACATATATTCACTTCTATAGTTTCTGGAACTATAATAGCATGTATGGGACTTGGATTATTTGCAACAGCTATAAAGAATTTAGCAGGAGGAGAAGGTGCACAAACATTTGGAAGTCCAATAAATTTTATAGTAGGAGTTATAGTTGCTTTTGTAATAATAATGATAAATAAGTATGGTAAAGGCTTAGTTAAAAACTCTTCAATATTAATTGGAATATTAGTAGGATATGCTATATCTTTAGTTTTAGGATTAGTTGATTTTTCTGCAGTTAAAGGTGCAGCTATAGTATCTTTGCCAACACCAGCAGCTTTTGGATTGGAATTTAGACCAGAGTTAATAGTAATGTTTACTATTATTTACATAATAGGTATAGCTGATATGATGGGTGCGTGTACAATAGCAACAATAGGTGCAATGGACAGAGAGGTAACTGATGAAGAGTTATCATCAGTTGTTTTAGGAAACTCTGTAACTTCTATAATTTCATCACTATTTGCAGCTCTTCCAACTGGAGTATTCAGCCAAAACACAGTAATTGTATCTATGAATAA
This region includes:
- a CDS encoding QueT transporter family protein; this translates as MRRNSTNIAVTAVVTSIYAVLTLSLGFISYGPIQFRIAEIMMLLAFLDKGYIVGLTLGCFLANVIGPYGVPDIIFGTFATFVSASLVYITRKLGGQNKSTLIIASIWPTIINAIVVGLMLNIFFGLPLILSMIQVGFGEFVVVTLVGVPFFCFLMKKYRNIIDIKF
- a CDS encoding WYL domain-containing protein; the encoded protein is MSKIKRLTDVWTYINDRQKFTIKELSEKFNLSTKTIQRYLIELNEMGLPIKAEKGRNGGYRVLNNSYIPPVIFTEKEVMSIVFAFKSLQVYNFSHIKKEIDSIIKKINYNRESSAKIGINNIEKYIEFIANYKNIDANIVTEFFRSSSNSCVLNIKYKSGNQLLEKKICPIGIYLNEGFWFSPVYDYESDNIILIRIDKVLEIEKVGESKKACISLKSWLDSVYSKLNEEMAITKKTSEIVHLHVLLTKEGISKITRSFLDLDIELNENGSGTISKFIKYEEIDWWISTLFSIGKDAKVIEPKFMNKLLYDRAKELKYFYEENMI
- a CDS encoding cell division protein — encoded protein: MESFNKNAKIIGIGAKGINIINEIEEKVKINMDIEKITMNQEVEKEYVRSLLDGVDILFLAYSTEDKQSREVIKAISYMSNERRILSIGINSSEEENKDDLGINREFKVNENSILKFVDLMNVMIESISDSCMINIDITDLKEAIISDKGIKYSFEEFEDSKQHSEIVDILFENMEHFGEEFIGKKGIVFVEGNDKFSLVELNDLMNNIQSKVEEGYEIIFSLYLKENLDGKIKVGMLYN
- a CDS encoding AAA family ATPase → MSENINVTEYWLMEEFFYQETDTPQIFKEESIIALGFDIKINLKKVLNMGKKSEKYINENCNDKDFIKKFISVKKGDYFLYKAYQNVEGKIKYSVLIGIVEESFENGYELSHILGHTLPIKWMYTFDTVLNCKIYTSEFYKLNNEDINTYLDIIKLQHNKSLKKRIEENDNNKWYLKNYYYIDVDKCVENEELFIQPTNLEQLENLKNINTDDYILVYNSEKVSYENDHTMKSLFGVCQVKEGFDKDKITTSEGGCFLPVEWIENEKENIDGNAWVIFENNNLVEKYIKRCINKIPLNTILYGPPGTGKTYNAKQIVYNLINETSLKNNDCTSYVDYKNNVEFCTFHQSYGYEEFIEGLKSDGEGNFKPEDGILKEISIEACYDGLKLEKKLNLELEKDTLTIEDVKARKKMLVLDNIEDVENFNFEESENYVLIIDEINRGNISKIFGELITLLEDDKRLTKSNQTIVKLPYSKERFSLPPNLYIIGTMNTSDKSIALLDIALRRRFAFEEIMPDYDLLSVVDGIDVKNMLYTINKRIEFLYDRDHVIGQAYLLNVENIDDIVAVFRKKIIPLLQEYFYYDSEKVGLILGGIGKNEKDKYIVYKEEITASKLFKNNNSSIMESKVNYCIKRNISIEELKNIYE
- a CDS encoding sigma 54-interacting transcriptional regulator, whose translation is MDKHSDSVMYGGMEVYNIWGTTTVDSIIGESDVMLALKNRICKIGNSDSTVAITGESGTGKELIARAIHLAGNRGNKTFVAINCAAIPEPLLESELFGYTKGAFSGADSKGKIGKFELANGGVVFLDEIGDMPIQLQSKLLRVLQEKKFTRIGSNELIDIDVRIISATNRDLFELVKENKFREDLYYRLNVIPLEVPPLRDRGDDIQILINNFIDKYSRKMKKNVYHIEPDVEHMLLKYPWPGNIRELENTIELALNLLEEDGIIHKGIINRKIIEYFKLNKINIKLLEESDYEINMEQDILTLEEFERAYIKKVLKFYGNDTKSKKLAAKKLGISLATLYRKIDV
- a CDS encoding purine permease, whose protein sequence is MFDIDGRPPILKCLPLSMQHILAMIVGTVTVPIVVGGAVGASATQITLLVQYALIIAGISTLIQLYPIVNIGSRLPIIFGVGFTYVPTLVAVGGSYGLASILGAQLIGGVATVLIGIFIKKIRKFFPNIVAGTVVFTIGLSLYPIAINYMAGGVNSPTYGSMQNWAVAAITLVVVIGLSQFAKGYAKLAAIFLGIIVGYCVSLVLGIINFDPIREAAWFAIPKPLEFGLEFDIPVVISVVIVSIINAVQAIGDLSATTMGGMDRNITDKELSSGVIGSGICTMIGALFGGLPPSSYSQNVGMVAMNKVISRFVLGIAGIFMLLSGFVPKFGALMTTIPYSVLGGATISIFSMITMTGIKLIITEELSSRNITIVGLAIALGMGITSVPAAQEAFPPFVKLVFGESPIVIATLVAFVLNLIIPNKSLEDEAKERAVMEKAN
- a CDS encoding purine/pyrimidine permease, with the translated sequence MKTRNTSKYDVDGIPPLKESVPLALQHLLAMIVGNMVPAILIANVVGLNQGQATMLIQGSMLAAGLATFLQLYPIPLFKGFKLGSRLPVMMGMSYVFLGACLSVAAKDGLAALFGAQIAAGVIVFFVGFAVKKIRHIFTSIVSGTIIACMGLGLFATAIKNLAGGEGAQTFGSPINFIVGVIVAFVIIMINKYGKGLVKNSSILIGILVGYAISLVLGLVDFSAVKGAAIVSLPTPAAFGLEFRPELIVMFTIIYIIGIADMMGACTIATIGAMDREVTDEELSSVVLGNSVTSIISSLFAALPTGVFSQNTVIVSMNKVTSRFVIALGALVLLLAGISPALGAIMTTIPSCVVGGATLVVFSSIAMSGFSIMSMDGFTEENNLIAGVSIATSMGLTTAPQVLDQFPATIGTVLGGSSIVSGAIIAILLQTLFKLKGSKKAENVTSNLEENIG